The Leptospira sp. WS39.C2 genome contains a region encoding:
- the rpsH gene encoding 30S ribosomal protein S8, whose product MSLSDPIADMLTRIRNAQQAKHELCVIPGSKIKKSILDLLKEEGFVDDVQTVKNGSFDDFQVKLKYDTEKKPVIRMIERVSTPGRRVYIQSGEIRPFRNNIGTLILSTSKGVMTGKRARKLRVGGEVLCKVF is encoded by the coding sequence ATGAGTCTTTCAGATCCAATCGCAGATATGCTAACAAGAATTAGAAACGCACAACAAGCTAAACATGAGCTTTGTGTGATTCCTGGTAGCAAAATCAAAAAGTCCATCCTAGATCTTCTCAAAGAAGAAGGTTTTGTAGATGATGTCCAAACTGTAAAAAATGGAAGTTTTGATGACTTCCAAGTAAAATTGAAATACGACACAGAGAAAAAACCTGTGATCCGTATGATCGAACGTGTTTCCACACCAGGACGTCGGGTTTACATCCAGTCCGGTGAGATCCGTCCGTTCCGAAATAACATCGGAACACTCATCCTTTCGACTTCGAAAGGTGTGATGACTGGAAAACGAGCTCGTAAACTCAGAGTAGGAGGGGAAGTTCTCTGTAAGGTATTCTAG
- the rplR gene encoding 50S ribosomal protein L18, whose amino-acid sequence MINKTAKNTKRLRRAERVRYKLRQTSDRPRLVFNKTNRYLTAQIIDDAKGVTLVYATTLEKDFPKHENSKKSKSAATELGKVVADKAKKAGVSQVVLDRSGMVYHGRIAAFADSAREGGLEF is encoded by the coding sequence ATGATCAACAAGACAGCTAAAAATACGAAAAGATTGAGAAGAGCGGAACGAGTTCGATACAAACTCCGCCAAACATCGGATAGACCTCGGTTAGTGTTTAACAAAACAAACCGTTACCTTACTGCACAAATCATTGATGACGCAAAAGGTGTAACTCTTGTTTACGCAACAACTCTCGAGAAAGATTTTCCGAAACACGAAAATTCTAAGAAGAGTAAATCGGCTGCAACCGAACTCGGTAAAGTAGTCGCTGATAAAGCGAAGAAAGCGGGTGTTTCCCAAGTGGTTCTCGACCGTTCTGGAATGGTTTACCATGGAAGGATCGCAGCGTTTGCTGATTCTGCCCGTGAAGGTGGATTGGAGTTCTAA
- the rpmD gene encoding 50S ribosomal protein L30, producing MEEVIVTQERSSIGIIPMHKKTLVALGLKKKGQSKKHKMTPQLKGMLRQVGYLLKVEKV from the coding sequence ATGGAAGAAGTGATCGTAACGCAAGAAAGAAGTTCCATTGGCATCATCCCGATGCACAAAAAAACTCTAGTTGCACTCGGCCTTAAAAAGAAAGGTCAATCCAAAAAACACAAAATGACTCCTCAGCTAAAAGGGATGTTACGACAAGTAGGTTACTTGTTGAAAGTGGAAAAGGTATAA
- the rplF gene encoding 50S ribosomal protein L6, producing the protein MSRVGKNIIKLPAKVEVKADAETLTIKGPLGELKTPLYEGVSANVENGELVFTRKSEDQKTVALHGLVRSLAMNCVKGVTTGWEKNLEITGVGYRAQKRGKDLVMALGYSHEVVFPEPNGIKIDVADQLKIKVSGIDRQLVGQVAADIRSKRPPEPYKGKGIKYQNEYIRRKAGKTGKK; encoded by the coding sequence ATGTCTCGAGTCGGAAAAAATATCATCAAATTGCCTGCAAAGGTTGAAGTGAAAGCAGATGCAGAAACCCTTACTATCAAAGGGCCGTTAGGGGAATTAAAAACTCCTCTTTACGAAGGTGTCAGCGCAAACGTTGAAAACGGCGAATTGGTATTCACAAGAAAAAGTGAAGACCAAAAGACTGTGGCTCTCCACGGTCTTGTTCGATCCCTTGCAATGAATTGTGTAAAAGGTGTCACTACTGGATGGGAAAAAAACTTAGAAATCACAGGGGTTGGTTACCGTGCACAAAAACGTGGTAAAGACCTAGTGATGGCTCTTGGGTATTCTCATGAAGTGGTTTTCCCTGAACCAAACGGTATCAAAATCGATGTTGCGGATCAGCTAAAAATCAAAGTATCGGGAATTGACCGACAACTGGTTGGACAAGTTGCGGCTGACATTCGTTCGAAAAGACCACCTGAGCCTTACAAAGGAAAAGGGATCAAATATCAGAACGAATACATCCGTAGAAAGGCCGGAAAAACCGGTAAGAAGTAG
- the rpsE gene encoding 30S ribosomal protein S5 produces the protein MLEEETKEFTEKVVKIDRVAKVVKGGRRFSFNALSVVGDSKGKVGIGFGKANEVPDAIRKSIESAKKNLKSIHYIGHTVPHDVVGQFKSARVILKPASPGTGIIAGASVRSVLERAGIQDVLTKSWGSSNPMNIVKATMDALQQLETPSMAVKRRGVSLKHLFGQDL, from the coding sequence ATGTTAGAAGAAGAAACAAAAGAATTTACTGAGAAGGTCGTTAAAATCGACCGCGTTGCCAAAGTAGTGAAAGGGGGACGTCGTTTCTCTTTCAACGCTTTATCCGTTGTAGGTGACTCCAAAGGAAAAGTAGGAATTGGATTTGGAAAAGCAAATGAAGTTCCAGATGCCATCCGAAAGTCCATTGAATCGGCAAAAAAGAATTTAAAATCCATTCATTATATTGGTCACACCGTTCCCCATGATGTGGTTGGACAATTCAAATCAGCACGTGTGATTTTGAAGCCAGCTTCTCCGGGAACAGGGATCATCGCTGGAGCTTCTGTTCGTTCCGTTTTGGAAAGAGCAGGGATCCAAGATGTTTTAACAAAGTCTTGGGGTTCTTCAAACCCAATGAACATTGTGAAAGCTACTATGGATGCATTACAACAGTTGGAAACTCCGTCAATGGCGGTGAAACGACGTGGTGTTAGCCTCAAACACTTGTTTGGGCAAGATCTATAA
- the rplO gene encoding 50S ribosomal protein L15, whose product MAQDRIEQGRGFGAKRNKKSTSLGNKNLVPVPEGAKTSPKRVGQGPGSGMGKTSTRGSKGQRARAASMRRGFEGGQLPLHRRLPKRGFTNIFSVEFQPVNLISLTKAGLSGEVTPAILKAKSLIKSEVGPIKLLGTGEVTVAITITVDAFSASAKEKIEKAGGKVIIREKKKEEKKN is encoded by the coding sequence ATGGCACAAGATAGAATCGAACAAGGTCGTGGGTTTGGCGCAAAACGTAATAAAAAATCCACTTCTCTCGGAAACAAAAACTTGGTTCCCGTTCCGGAAGGCGCAAAAACCTCTCCGAAACGAGTGGGCCAAGGTCCAGGATCAGGGATGGGAAAAACTTCCACTCGTGGTTCCAAAGGACAAAGAGCTCGTGCGGCTTCGATGAGACGTGGATTCGAAGGTGGTCAGTTGCCACTCCACAGACGTTTGCCAAAACGTGGTTTTACTAATATTTTCTCTGTGGAATTCCAACCAGTCAATTTGATTTCTTTAACGAAAGCAGGTCTTTCTGGAGAAGTAACTCCTGCCATTCTCAAAGCGAAGTCTTTGATTAAGTCCGAAGTTGGACCTATCAAATTACTCGGAACTGGAGAAGTGACAGTTGCCATCACCATTACGGTAGATGCTTTTTCTGCCTCTGCAAAAGAGAAAATTGAAAAAGCAGGTGGAAAAGTCATCATCAGAGAAAAGAAAAAAGAAGAGAAAAAAAACTAA